A window of Chlorobium phaeobacteroides DSM 266 genomic DNA:
TGCGTTCGGGATGACAGGAGAGACGGTTCGGGATGACCTCCCCCCTCTGTCATCTCGACCATTGGGAGAGATCTCTCTTCCATTCACTTCCATTCCCTTCCATTCCCCCCAACTCAGGACTCATTGCTCAGCACTCTGCACTCGTATCTTTCCTTCCCCCCTGACGCTCCACCGCTATCACGATGAGATCCCTCTCTGCGTTCGGGATGACAGGAGAGACGGTTCGGGGTGACCGCAGAGGTGGTTCGGGATGACCTCCCCCCTCTGTCATCTCGACCATTGGGAGAGATCTCTCTTCCCTTCCCTTCCCCCCAACTCAACTCATTGCTCAGCACTCTGCACTCATATCTTTTCCTTTTCCCCCTGACGCTCCACCGCTATCACGATGAGATCCCTCTCTGCGTTCGGGATGACAGGAGAGACGGTTCGGGATGACCTCCCCCCTCTGTCATCTCGACCATTGGGAGAGATCTCTCTTCCCTTCCCTTCCCTTCCCCCCAACTCAGGACTCATTGCTCAGCACTCTGCACTCATATCTCTTCTTTCACCCCCTGACGCTCCACCGCCATCACGATGAGATCCCTCTCTGCGTTCGGGATGACAGGAGAGACGGTTCGGGGTGACCGCAGAGGTGGTTCGGGATGAGCTCCCCCCCTGTCATCTCGACCATCGGGAGAGATCTCTCTTCCCTTCCCTTCCCCCCAACTCAACTCATTGCTCAGCACTCTGCACTCATATCTTTTCCTTTTCCCCCTGACGCTCCACCGCTATCACGATGAGATCCCTCTCTGCGTTCGGGATGACAGGAAATACGGTTCGGGAGAGATCTTTATCGGGGAATTACGGTGGAGAGGAAAAACAGGGCAAAAAAAAGGATGACAGTCCTGAAAACTGTCATCCAAATGTCTGCGGGGGGTATTGCCCCCCCACCGACCTATCACTTGGCGCCAAGCTGCCGAAACTCAGAATGCCTTGCTGATTCCTGCGCTCAGACCGTAGGTATGCGAAGAACTGCCGCTATCAACGCCGAACATCGCTTCTCCTTTGATGAAGTAACCGAGTCCTTCCTTTTCACCGGCTTCGCGCCTTATGCCTAAAGCCCCACCTACAAACAGGGTATCCGGCGTGGTTTTCAGCGTTTCGTTGTTCCTCACATAGAGCACTTCCGTATCACCGGAGAACTCTTTGACGGCATTCACTTCAAAGAACGGAGTTGCTTCCGTTCTGCTGTTTCCTGCTATACCGGCAATACCGAGCCTGCCAATCAAGCCGTCGTGGCTCAGCAGGCTTGCTTCACCGATATCAGGCCTTGTCACCGTCAGGTCTCCAGTATGCTGGTAGATGAGCTGTGTCTGCGGTTCAAGACGGAACGAATCGCTGAGCGGCAGGGTAAAGCCGGCTTCAAGCGAAGCGGTCATGCTCCACACATTTCTGTTGAACTGTTCCGCACCTTCCACAATATTCAGTTCAAGATCATGATAGGTTGCCAGCGCAACAGCGTTTATCCAGAAGCTTTCGCTCGCCCTCACGCCTGCATACAATCCCATGCTGTAAGCATAGTCTTTCAACTCTCCAGCCTTGTCGGTGTTGAAACCGGCAACATCGGCATTGCCGTAACCGGTTCCGGCAAACACACCGGCGTTCCAGCCCAAGCCGTCACTCTGACAGCCAGATCCCAGATCAGCACCAACCTGCATGCCTGCCGTTTCGCCGTTCAGGCTGCTTCCTGCTCTTCCATTGATATCGAGCTGATAATCGCTTCCATAGGCTCTGCTCCACCAGCCACACCCTTCATTGGTGCGCTCGTGAAAGCGGCTTACCGATTCACTGCCCATTCTCTCGATAAACGGCATCACTCCGTGCAGTACAGCTACCGTCTCCTGATAGTTGCGCAAGATGAAGTTGCTGAGAAGATAGCTTTCTGTTCCGGCATCATAGGTCATGTTGAAATCATAAATCGAGGCACCATAGTGATATTCGCCGGGAATAAAGCTGTCCGTACCACCTTTGCCGACAGAGATCAACCCAAGTTTTGAGTCGCGGATAAGCACAGAGCTGTCTCCAACCTCCTGCAGCACAACCGTGGTCTTTCCTGATGCTGCTCCGTCAATGATGAACTTGTCATAACCGCCAGTACCAAGATTGACATCAAGTCCAAGCGTCCCTGTACCGGTATAGTTTCCGACAATGGTCAGTGAATCGTCATCTCCGCCGGTTTTGACCGGGTCGATAAGGGTGATCATCCCGCCATTGATGACATTGCCGGACTGCGTGCAGGTTCCGGGTGATGCTCCGTAAGCAAAGATCGTTGATCCTGCTTCAATGGAGAGTTCTCCCAGGCCAAGAGTTCTCGGCATGGCGCCAACACCAAGGTGCACCATGGAGTTGTTCGTTAACTGAACGTTCTCCCAGTTTTCCACCTGAGCGCCGAGATAACCTTTGCCGTCTTCAGGATTGCCTGTCCAGCCATCAAAAACAAGGGTGTCGGTACCAGCACCACCGTCAAGCAGTGCCACTTCTGAAATAAGGGCATGACCGCTCACTGTCATCTCATCGTCGCCCGAGCCCAGATCAACCTTGTTTGCAGCAACAAGCGTTCCCGAGTTGTCGAGCAAGTCATTACCATCGCCAAGTTCGATGTCCGACGTGATGAAACCGCTGTTCTCAATACGATCAACACCGTTACTGCCATTGATTCCTGAAACTGTTGTTATACTACCGCCAACGCCGTTGTTCAGGATGGTTCCGGCAGACAGATCAATCGAACCGGAAAGTGTCATTGCCGCACTGTTGGTCACCGCGCCATTCTCTATGGAGAAATCAGCCTGTGATACACCACCTGAGAGGCTTAGCGCACCTGTTCCGCTTTTGGCAAGATTACCGGTACCGCTCAATGCGCCAGCATAGGTTCCATCGAAACTCTGGTCAAACTCAAGCCCTGCGTTATTTTCAATGTCGCCCTGCAGGCTTCCGGTATTTCCCTTGAGCAGTCCGGCACTCACCAGTGTACCGCCGGTATAGCTGTTGCTTCCGTCGAGAGTAAGGGTGCCTGCTCCCTGTTTGATCAGTTTTCCTTCGCCTGTGATGTCGCCTGAAAGCGTCATACTGAAGGCCTGTGTATTAACCGTCTCCATACCTGCTGCCAGGGTTACATTATTGGCAAGGGCAACTGATGCCGCTGCCAGCAGCGTTGTCCCGTCTGCCATGGAAAGAGCACCGGTGCCAAGCGCAGTATTGCTGCCTGCGGCCAGAGTACCCTCGTTCAAGTCTGTTCCTCCGGCGTAGACGTTATCGCCGCTGAGGGTAAAGATGCCTGTTCCCTGCTTCGTCAACCCGCCGGCACCGGAAATCGCTCCTGCAAATCCGGTATTATTCGCATCACCCGATGTAAGCGTAAAAGTTTGCAGATCAAGGTGGCTGCCGGAAACGCCTGCCAGCGAACCGACAGTTTCATCCGCACCAAGCTTCAAGGTGCCGGCAGCAGCAACTGTAACCGCTCCGGTATCGATAATCGCCGAACCGCCATTGAGCTGGAGCGTCCCGGCCTGAATATCGGTTACACCGCTATAGGTGTTCGTTCCGCACAGCATGAAGTACCCGATTCCTTTTTTGATCAATCCGCCCGTACCAATAATTTTACCTGCAAAGTCGGTATCACTGTTATCTCCTCCGGTCGTAAGCGTATACCCCTGGAGATTAACCCTGCTGCCGTGATCACCGGCAAGCGAACCAATGGTTTCATCAGCATTGCCAAGCCTGAGCACTCCATCGGCACCTACATTAACCGCAGCGTTATCGACAATTGCCGAGCCATCTTTCAGCAGCAGAACGCCATGCTGAACATCGGTGAGACCGGTATAAAGATTTGTTCCGCTCAGGGTAAAGGTGCCTGTTCCTGTTTTGGTCACTCCGCCGGTACCGGCGATCTCACCTGCAAACAGGGTGTCGCTGTTGTTTCCGCCGGTCGTCAATCTGTAGCCCTGCAGATCGACTGCGCTGTCCGAAACACCTGCCAGCGAACCGATGGTTTCATCGGCACCAAGCTTGAGTGTTCCGTTGACTCGCACATTGACAGCTCCGGTATCGGCAATAGCCATTCCGCCATTGAGCAGGAGTGTCCCGTTATAAATATCAGTAAGGCCTGTGTACCTGTTAATGCCGCTCAGAGTCATGGTGCCGGTTCCGCGTTTGTTGACTCCGCCATTTCCTGTAATGTCGCCCGCAAATTCGGTCGAATCATCGTTACCGCCTGTTGTCAGCGTGTAGTCCTGCAGGTTAACCGTACTGAAGGATACGCCTGCCAGCGAACCGATGGTTTCATCGGCGCCAAGCTTCAGTGCAGCCAAAGCCCAAACATTGACCGCAGCGTTATCGGCAATCGCCGAACCGCCATTAAGCTGCAGCGTACCGCCCTGAATGTCGGTGAGGCCCTTATAGGTGTTCGCTCCGCTGAGAGTAAAGATGCCTGTACCTTTTTTGGTCAATCCACCAATGCTGTTGCCGGTAATTTCGCCCGCAAATTCAGTCGAAATATCGTTATTACCACCGGTCGTCAGCCTGTTGCCCTGCAGGATAACCTGGCTGCCCGAAACACCGGCAAGCGAGCCGATAGTTTCATTGTCAGCAAGCTTCAGTTCACCATCAGACCCTACGTTGACCGCTCCGGTATCGACAATCGCTGAACCGTTTTTCAGCAGCAGCATACCATCCTTAATGTCAGTCAGGCCGGTGTAACTGTTTGATCCGCTCAGGGTCAACGTTCCTGTTCCCAGTTTCGTCAATCCGCCACTACCAGAAATCACGCCGCTGAAGAGTGTATCGCTGTTGTCACCACCGGCTCCGAGTGATGCACTTCCAAGAGTGATGCTTCCCGCGCCCGCTATCGATCCTGCCGTATCGTTGAAGTTGTTCAGGTCATACGTTGCTCCTGACGCAACCGTAACTGCCGATCCATCAGCAATCACATTTGCGGCTCCGGCTTTGAGCGTTCCTGCATTGATTACAGTCTCTCCATTATAGGTATTTGCTCCGCTCAGTGTCAAGGTACCCGCACTGATTTTTCTCAATGAACCGGAGCCGGATATCACGCCTGTCATTGCCATGTCATATCCATCGGTATCAAACCTGTCTGTGCCTGTCAGGGTAACATTGTTGGCAAGAGTAACTGTTGCCGCAGCCTGCAGCGTTGTACCATCTGCCATACTGAGTGCCCCTGAGCCCAGTGCGGTGTTGCTGCCAACCGCAAGAGTACCCTCATTCAGGGCTGTACCACCGCTGTATGTATTGTTGCCACTCAGGGTCAACCTGCCTGTTCCAAGCTTTGTCAGTGAACCGTTACCGGATAATACGCCTGTCAGCGCCATCTTGTAAGCCACAGTATCAAACTTGTCGGCGCCGGTCAGTGTTACGTTGTTGGCAAGAGAGACCGTTGCAGCTGCCTGCAGCGTTGTGCCGTCTGCCATACCAAGATCTCCTGTACCCAGTGCGGCATTTTTAGCAACAGCCAGAGTGCCCTCCTTCAGGGCTGTACCACCGCTGTACGTATTGTTGCCGCTCAGGGTGAAGGTTCCCGTTCCCGCTTTTGTCAGAGAGCCGGTTCCGGAAATCACTCCTGCAAATTCGGTGCTGCTGTTGTTTCCGCCCGTCTTGAGGGTGTAGCTTTGCAGGTTAACCTGACTGCCGGCATCACCGGCAAGTGAACCGATAGTTTCATCATCATTACCAAGTTTCAGCAAACCCTGGGCTCCAACATTAACCGCGGCATTATTGGCAATCGCCGATCCGCTTTTCAGCAACAGCGTACCTTTCCGGATATCAGTCAAACCGGTATAGATGTTTGAACCGCTCAGGGTAAGGATGCCCGTTCCCGCTTTCGTCAATCCTCCGTTTCCGGAAATCACTCCTGCAAATTCGGCATTGTCATTATCACCTGCTGTCAGAGTTGCACTGCCAAGGGTGATATTTCCAGCTCCGGCTATCGAACGCACCGTATCACTGTAGCTGTTCAGATCGTACGTAGCACCCGACGCCACCGTAACTGCCGATCCAT
This region includes:
- a CDS encoding autotransporter-associated beta strand repeat-containing protein, with the translated sequence MKKRRLSLALLLAMLAWAPENALSVPVPTYYWDGSGLAADNIVSGGTGTWNIGNNNWTNFAGSANSSWTAGSIGVFAGVSGSVKVKGAQEIAGLEFTADGYVLTQGAAGALHLVGAGSGTSIIDVSGNAATIVTDITGDTGIGLEKTGTGTLTLSGENTYTGTTDIQAGKLVLNGGEAIKDTGTVNVGAAGMLQLGNHNETIGALTGSPGSQVDLKSYTLTTGNDVESFFHGVISGSGGLTKVGLGGFNLLGANTYTGATTISVGTLRAGAANVIADGSAVTVASGATYDLNSYSDTVRSIAGAGNITLGSATLTAGDNDNAEFAGVISGNGGLTKAGTGILTLSGSNIYTGLTDIRKGTLLLKSGSAIANNAAVNVGAQGLLKLGNDDETIGSLAGDAGSQVNLQSYTLKTGGNNSSTEFAGVISGTGSLTKAGTGTFTLSGNNTYSGGTALKEGTLAVAKNAALGTGDLGMADGTTLQAAATVSLANNVTLTGADKFDTVAYKMALTGVLSGNGSLTKLGTGRLTLSGNNTYSGGTALNEGTLAVGSNTALGSGALSMADGTTLQAAATVTLANNVTLTGTDRFDTDGYDMAMTGVISGSGSLRKISAGTLTLSGANTYNGETVINAGTLKAGAANVIADGSAVTVASGATYDLNNFNDTAGSIAGAGSITLGSASLGAGGDNSDTLFSGVISGSGGLTKLGTGTLTLSGSNSYTGLTDIKDGMLLLKNGSAIVDTGAVNVGSDGELKLADNETIGSLAGVSGSQVILQGNRLTTGGNNDISTEFAGEITGNSIGGLTKKGTGIFTLSGANTYKGLTDIQGGTLQLNGGSAIADNAAVNVWALAALKLGADETIGSLAGVSFSTVNLQDYTLTTGGNDDSTEFAGDITGNGGVNKRGTGTMTLSGINRYTGLTDIYNGTLLLNGGMAIADTGAVNVRVNGTLKLGADETIGSLAGVSDSAVDLQGYRLTTGGNNSDTLFAGEIAGTGGVTKTGTGTFTLSGTNLYTGLTDVQHGVLLLKDGSAIVDNAAVNVGADGVLRLGNADETIGSLAGDHGSRVNLQGYTLTTGGDNSDTDFAGKIIGTGGLIKKGIGYFMLCGTNTYSGVTDIQAGTLQLNGGSAIIDTGAVTVAAAGTLKLGADETVGSLAGVSGSHLDLQTFTLTSGDANNTGFAGAISGAGGLTKQGTGIFTLSGDNVYAGGTDLNEGTLAAGSNTALGTGALSMADGTTLLAAASVALANNVTLAAGMETVNTQAFSMTLSGDITGEGKLIKQGAGTLTLDGSNSYTGGTLVSAGLLKGNTGSLQGDIENNAGLEFDQSFDGTYAGALSGTGNLAKSGTGALSLSGGVSQADFSIENGAVTNSAAMTLSGSIDLSAGTILNNGVGGSITTVSGINGSNGVDRIENSGFITSDIELGDGNDLLDNSGTLVAANKVDLGSGDDEMTVSGHALISEVALLDGGAGTDTLVFDGWTGNPEDGKGYLGAQVENWENVQLTNNSMVHLGVGAMPRTLGLGELSIEAGSTIFAYGASPGTCTQSGNVINGGMITLIDPVKTGGDDDSLTIVGNYTGTGTLGLDVNLGTGGYDKFIIDGAASGKTTVVLQEVGDSSVLIRDSKLGLISVGKGGTDSFIPGEYHYGASIYDFNMTYDAGTESYLLSNFILRNYQETVAVLHGVMPFIERMGSESVSRFHERTNEGCGWWSRAYGSDYQLDINGRAGSSLNGETAGMQVGADLGSGCQSDGLGWNAGVFAGTGYGNADVAGFNTDKAGELKDYAYSMGLYAGVRASESFWINAVALATYHDLELNIVEGAEQFNRNVWSMTASLEAGFTLPLSDSFRLEPQTQLIYQHTGDLTVTRPDIGEASLLSHDGLIGRLGIAGIAGNSRTEATPFFEVNAVKEFSGDTEVLYVRNNETLKTTPDTLFVGGALGIRREAGEKEGLGYFIKGEAMFGVDSGSSSHTYGLSAGISKAF